The following coding sequences are from one Candidatus Endomicrobium procryptotermitis window:
- a CDS encoding UDP-glucose/GDP-mannose dehydrogenase family protein — protein sequence MDIAIIGTGYVGLVSGACFADIGHNVICVDMDETKIRMLENGHMPIYEPGISELIADNVKSGKLLFSNDITIAVQKSSVIFIAVGTPAAQDGSADLKYVFMAAEAIAKAINSYKVIATKSTVPVGTSEKIRELIKRDSNYDFDVVSNPEFLKEGSAINDFMKPDRIVIGADCAKAAEIMQRIYEPFTKNFHPIIVIDVKSAELTKYASNSFLATKISFINEIANICEKTHANIDSVRKAMGADKRIGYEFFYNGIGYGGSCFPKDIRALISTAKSSNYVPHILEAVEKVNEFQKLTLFNKIVSHYKDKIEGLTFAVWGLSFKPNTDDIREAPSINVINKLLDKGAEVKAFDPVAMNNAKEALKGRIYFMQKKEDALDKADALIIFTEWNEFKNIPNGLLKSKMKGNVVFDGRNLCSSVSMKEQGMIYYSMGRL from the coding sequence ATGGATATTGCGATAATAGGAACGGGCTATGTAGGTTTGGTCAGCGGAGCATGTTTTGCAGATATAGGGCATAATGTAATTTGTGTAGATATGGATGAAACAAAAATCCGAATGCTTGAAAACGGGCATATGCCTATTTACGAACCTGGAATAAGCGAACTTATAGCCGATAATGTAAAATCTGGAAAACTTTTATTTTCAAACGATATTACGATTGCCGTTCAAAAATCAAGTGTTATTTTTATAGCGGTTGGAACGCCTGCTGCTCAAGATGGTTCAGCCGATTTAAAATATGTTTTTATGGCGGCAGAGGCAATTGCAAAAGCCATTAATTCTTATAAAGTGATAGCGACAAAATCAACCGTTCCGGTAGGTACGTCTGAAAAAATAAGAGAACTTATAAAACGGGATTCGAATTATGATTTTGACGTTGTTTCGAACCCCGAATTTTTAAAAGAAGGGTCGGCAATTAATGATTTTATGAAGCCCGACAGAATAGTTATAGGTGCAGACTGTGCAAAAGCTGCCGAGATAATGCAAAGAATTTATGAACCGTTTACAAAAAATTTCCATCCGATTATTGTTATAGATGTAAAAAGTGCAGAACTTACAAAATATGCGTCAAACAGTTTTCTTGCAACAAAAATTTCTTTTATAAATGAAATAGCAAATATCTGTGAAAAAACTCATGCAAATATAGACAGCGTAAGAAAAGCCATGGGAGCCGATAAAAGAATCGGATATGAATTTTTCTATAATGGCATAGGATACGGAGGCTCTTGTTTCCCGAAAGACATTCGTGCATTAATATCAACGGCAAAAAGCAGCAATTATGTCCCGCATATTTTGGAAGCTGTCGAAAAAGTTAACGAATTTCAGAAATTAACTTTATTTAATAAAATAGTATCTCATTATAAAGATAAAATTGAAGGTCTTACTTTTGCCGTCTGGGGACTGAGTTTTAAACCTAATACCGACGATATTCGTGAAGCTCCGTCAATAAATGTAATAAACAAACTTCTCGACAAAGGTGCGGAAGTAAAAGCTTTTGACCCTGTAGCAATGAATAATGCAAAAGAAGCACTTAAAGGCAGAATATATTTTATGCAAAAAAAAGAAGATGCTTTAGACAAAGCTGATGCTTTAATAATTTTTACAGAATGGAATGAGTTCAAAAATATACCGAACGGTCTTTTAAAGTCAAAAATGAAAGGAAATGTGGTTTTTGACGGAAGAAATTTATGCAGCTCTGTATCTATGAAAGAACAGGGAATGATATATTATTCAATGGGGCGTTTATAG
- a CDS encoding undecaprenyl/decaprenyl-phosphate alpha-N-acetylglucosaminyl 1-phosphate transferase, protein MSTELLYLISFCTAFLISLLVMPLCRFLAIKFNIMDSPISAVKTHTISIPYMGGVAIFLGCILSLLIIRAVTSFPDGTLRSLRGIIYGSVMVMLLGFVDDAKFKGLGFKSKLIVQFLAAAIVVFGFDIRINFFPSYLLSCIISIFWIVGITNAFNIIDIMDGLSSGIAIIAAFAFLFISLPTEMIYVNFCAAALAGSVLGFIPYNFSKSKKIFMGDTGSLFIGFVLASLAMGTSYTAMNEVGLFAPLLILAVPIYETGLVSLFRMHKGKSPFLGSKDHYALRLEKMGLSRKQILIMTYAACIILAFCAFLFTKLPLSYAIMLLFLVLICLWVITVKLASVKVE, encoded by the coding sequence ATGAGTACTGAACTCCTTTATTTAATTTCTTTTTGTACGGCTTTTCTTATTTCTTTGCTTGTAATGCCTTTGTGTAGGTTTTTGGCAATTAAGTTCAATATTATGGATAGTCCTATCAGTGCGGTTAAAACGCATACAATCAGCATTCCTTATATGGGAGGCGTCGCCATATTTTTAGGCTGTATTTTAAGTCTCCTTATTATAAGAGCAGTCACAAGTTTCCCTGATGGAACCCTTAGAAGCCTGAGAGGAATTATTTATGGAAGTGTTATGGTTATGCTATTGGGGTTTGTAGATGATGCCAAATTTAAAGGACTCGGCTTTAAATCAAAACTGATAGTACAGTTTTTGGCAGCTGCAATTGTCGTTTTTGGTTTTGATATAAGAATTAATTTTTTTCCTTCATATCTTTTATCCTGTATAATAAGCATATTTTGGATTGTGGGAATAACAAACGCTTTTAATATTATAGATATTATGGACGGTCTTTCAAGTGGTATTGCCATTATCGCTGCTTTTGCTTTTTTGTTCATATCGCTTCCTACGGAAATGATATATGTAAATTTTTGCGCCGCAGCGCTTGCGGGATCTGTTTTGGGTTTTATACCTTATAATTTTTCAAAATCTAAAAAAATATTTATGGGAGACACCGGCAGTTTATTTATAGGTTTTGTACTGGCAAGCCTTGCCATGGGCACATCTTATACTGCAATGAATGAAGTAGGTCTTTTTGCTCCACTTTTGATCCTTGCCGTACCGATTTATGAAACGGGACTTGTGAGCCTGTTTAGGATGCATAAAGGTAAATCTCCATTTTTGGGAAGCAAAGACCATTATGCTTTAAGGCTTGAAAAAATGGGTCTTTCAAGAAAACAAATTTTAATTATGACATATGCAGCATGCATAATTTTGGCATTTTGCGCGTTTCTGTTTACAAAGCTGCCGCTTTCATATGCCATAATGCTTTTATTTCTAGTTTTAATATGTCTATGGGTAATTACAGTAAAACTTGCTTCCGTAAAGGTAGAATAA
- the ligA gene encoding NAD-dependent DNA ligase LigA, translating into MEQNVKKRIDYLKQEITRHNKLYYEKDDPEISDTEYDNLVKDLEQLEAAYPQFAVKDSPTQKVSGMPTSSFKQVKHSSTMLSLDNTYSVQETSVWYEKILKSVQNDDIEFIVEPKVDGVSASLTYINGNLTTGATRGDGETGEDITENIKMVEGIPHKLNDGKNFLDFFELRGEIYMDKENFATINKEILDNGGQKFANPRNAAAGSLRQKNPQITASRKLKFFVHSFGSVSGKDFKKHSNFLDYCKKCGFILQNNVLLCHSLKEINDYMDAMLKKRESLQYEIDGLVIKVNDLKLQKELGYTNKSPRWAIAYKFPAKQATTKLLKIRVQVGRTGIITPSAVLQPTELSGVMISHATLHNFEEVERLGVNEGDTVLIERAGDVIPKIVKVVKKESENFFKPPRYCPKCKSTVVKEKEEEVAYRCINPECPEQFRRHLIHFAGRNAMDIEGFGEAVIDQLLKRNKLRSIADIYHLTFDDFLELDLFKEKKANNLIKAINESKKRPLSRLLFALGIHHVGEKASEIIAKQFKSIDSLSDASTDDFIKINEIGETLANSIKKFFENASVKCIIKTLKASGINMMEAESSAAGMQFEGKIFVLTGELSTYTRGQAEEIIKSLGGKTSSSVSKKTSYVLAGENAGSKLEKAKTLGVTVIDEEEFNKMAGR; encoded by the coding sequence ATGGAACAAAATGTTAAAAAACGAATTGACTATTTAAAACAAGAAATTACACGGCATAATAAACTTTATTATGAGAAAGACGATCCTGAAATATCCGATACCGAATACGATAATCTCGTAAAAGATCTCGAACAACTTGAAGCAGCATATCCTCAGTTTGCAGTCAAAGATTCTCCTACGCAGAAAGTGTCCGGTATGCCGACATCTTCTTTCAAACAGGTAAAACATTCCTCAACAATGCTTTCTTTGGACAATACCTATTCTGTGCAGGAAACATCTGTATGGTACGAAAAAATTCTTAAAAGTGTACAAAATGACGATATTGAATTTATAGTAGAACCTAAAGTGGACGGCGTAAGCGCAAGCCTTACTTACATAAATGGAAATTTGACGACAGGTGCTACGCGCGGAGATGGAGAAACAGGAGAGGACATAACTGAAAATATCAAGATGGTTGAAGGCATACCTCATAAATTAAACGACGGGAAAAATTTTCTGGATTTTTTCGAACTGCGCGGTGAAATTTATATGGATAAAGAAAATTTTGCCACTATAAACAAAGAAATTCTTGATAACGGCGGACAAAAATTCGCAAATCCCAGAAATGCCGCCGCCGGCTCTTTAAGACAGAAAAATCCTCAGATAACGGCTTCTAGAAAATTAAAATTTTTTGTTCATTCTTTTGGTTCAGTTTCTGGAAAAGATTTTAAAAAGCATTCTAATTTTTTGGATTATTGTAAAAAATGCGGGTTTATACTGCAAAACAATGTTTTGCTGTGCCACAGTCTAAAAGAAATAAACGATTATATGGACGCAATGTTGAAAAAAAGAGAATCGCTTCAATATGAAATTGACGGACTTGTCATAAAGGTGAATGATTTAAAGCTTCAAAAAGAGTTAGGCTATACGAACAAAAGTCCGAGATGGGCTATAGCATATAAATTTCCTGCAAAACAGGCTACGACAAAACTTTTAAAAATACGTGTACAGGTTGGAAGAACTGGCATAATCACTCCGTCTGCAGTTTTGCAGCCTACGGAGCTTTCGGGAGTCATGATTTCACATGCCACGCTTCATAATTTCGAGGAAGTGGAAAGGCTTGGTGTAAATGAAGGCGATACAGTTTTAATCGAAAGAGCAGGCGACGTTATCCCTAAAATCGTGAAAGTTGTGAAAAAAGAAAGCGAAAATTTTTTTAAACCGCCAAGGTATTGTCCAAAATGTAAAAGCACGGTGGTCAAAGAAAAAGAAGAAGAAGTCGCATACAGATGCATCAATCCAGAATGTCCAGAACAATTCAGGAGACATCTTATACATTTTGCCGGCAGAAACGCCATGGACATAGAAGGTTTCGGCGAAGCTGTAATAGACCAGCTGCTTAAAAGAAACAAATTGCGTTCTATCGCAGATATATACCATTTGACTTTTGATGATTTTCTCGAACTCGACCTTTTCAAAGAAAAAAAAGCTAACAATCTTATTAAAGCCATCAATGAAAGTAAAAAACGTCCTTTAAGCAGGCTTCTCTTTGCACTTGGAATACATCATGTCGGAGAAAAAGCTTCAGAAATAATCGCTAAACAATTTAAAAGCATTGATTCGTTGTCGGATGCCTCTACTGATGATTTCATAAAAATAAATGAAATTGGAGAAACTCTTGCAAATTCGATAAAGAAATTTTTTGAAAATGCTTCGGTAAAATGCATAATCAAAACTTTAAAAGCTTCGGGTATAAACATGATGGAAGCCGAAAGTTCCGCTGCGGGAATGCAGTTTGAAGGTAAAATTTTTGTTTTGACAGGAGAGTTGTCGACATACACGCGCGGGCAGGCTGAAGAAATTATTAAATCGCTGGGTGGAAAAACTTCATCTTCTGTAAGCAAAAAAACGTCTTATGTTCTTGCCGGAGAAAATGCCGGCTCAAAGCTTGAAAAAGCCAAAACTCTGGGCGTTACCGTTATAGATGAAGAAGAATTTAATAAAATGGCAGGGAGATAG
- a CDS encoding NAD(P)-binding protein: protein MKNIIIIGAGISGLSAAYFLKKPCIVLEKNQTAGGVCRSFYKNGFTFDCSGHFIHIKDKKIKTFVKKMTGGIDKIVRNSSIFINETFVPFPFQANLYYLDEKTKKECVDGVLKRKEIEISAKMPFIDWSEAMFGKGITKYFMKPYNEKLWSYDLSKMTAEWTGHFVPKPDAESIVKSAYSKNGKKYGYNSTFYYPKKSGCQALINGLLKKCKNVELNSKTSEIDTKNKTVITSSGKKYGYGVLVSTQPLTELIKQIKNVPTGIKAAAQKLKCSSVRCVNLGIKSKNGIPKKLNDTHWVYLPDKKLSFYRMGIYSNVNASSAPENCYGFYIEFSSHNGVFKKYGDVIKDLKAIDFIGKNDEIMVENIIDIPYAYVIFDDKRENALNAINSWLNKNGVFSIGRYGAWEYSFIEKNIKDAKTLAEYIDLI from the coding sequence ATGAAAAATATCATAATAATAGGAGCGGGTATCAGCGGATTATCCGCGGCATATTTTCTTAAAAAACCTTGTATAGTTTTGGAAAAAAACCAGACGGCCGGCGGAGTTTGCCGTTCTTTTTACAAAAACGGTTTTACTTTTGACTGCTCAGGACATTTCATACATATAAAAGATAAAAAAATAAAAACTTTTGTCAAAAAAATGACCGGCGGCATTGATAAAATTGTCAGAAACTCTTCAATTTTTATAAATGAAACTTTTGTCCCTTTTCCTTTTCAGGCAAATCTTTATTATCTTGACGAAAAAACTAAAAAAGAATGCGTTGATGGTGTATTAAAAAGAAAAGAGATTGAAATTTCAGCGAAAATGCCTTTCATAGATTGGTCTGAAGCGATGTTCGGTAAAGGCATAACAAAATATTTTATGAAACCTTACAATGAAAAGCTTTGGAGTTATGATTTGTCCAAAATGACTGCCGAATGGACAGGACATTTTGTACCGAAGCCCGATGCTGAAAGCATAGTTAAATCTGCTTATTCAAAAAATGGAAAAAAATATGGTTATAACAGCACTTTTTATTATCCGAAAAAAAGCGGCTGTCAGGCCTTAATAAACGGTTTATTAAAAAAATGTAAAAATGTCGAACTGAATTCAAAAACTTCTGAAATTGACACAAAAAATAAGACTGTTATTACTTCTTCAGGAAAAAAATATGGTTACGGCGTTTTAGTATCCACTCAGCCGCTTACAGAGCTTATCAAACAAATTAAAAATGTTCCCACAGGGATAAAAGCGGCAGCTCAAAAACTTAAGTGTTCTTCTGTAAGATGTGTCAATCTTGGCATTAAGTCTAAAAATGGCATTCCAAAAAAATTAAATGACACACATTGGGTTTATCTGCCCGACAAAAAACTTTCTTTTTACAGAATGGGAATTTATTCCAATGTCAATGCATCGTCCGCCCCCGAAAATTGCTATGGCTTTTATATTGAATTCTCCTCTCATAACGGCGTCTTTAAAAAATACGGGGATGTTATAAAGGATTTAAAAGCTATAGATTTTATCGGTAAGAATGATGAAATCATGGTTGAAAATATAATAGATATTCCATACGCCTACGTTATTTTTGACGATAAAAGGGAAAATGCCTTGAATGCAATAAACAGTTGGCTTAACAAAAACGGTGTTTTTTCAATAGGGCGTTACGGCGCATGGGAATATTCGTTCATAGAAAAAAATATTAAAGATGCCAAAACTTTGGCAGAATATATAGATTTAATTTAA
- a CDS encoding flippase-like domain-containing protein has product MFKKHFLKILIGCLFSAVLIFLTLRQVNFNESFELIKNANYYILLPGIILYALTYVLRSIRYYFILLPVKSTTVLQNFPYMMLGFFMNNIIPLRIGELIRAKVTGERLQISRSSTFGTIVIERLIDVIIFVLFFFIIMAVLPFPGFIKKSFYISGAVFGAVLLVLFLISKNETKAVDIISKIPMPQKIKDISVKLLGKFAGGLIILRKPKAFSAVLILSVLIWITESLFLVLTASSCGINISVLGGIFVVIIIGIGAIIPTAPGYIGAFEFMGVAALSALSVEKDAAFACIAIYHFLQLMTIFTLGIFSIVKERISFVDLFKFVKIEEGNK; this is encoded by the coding sequence ATGTTTAAAAAACACTTTTTGAAAATATTGATTGGCTGTTTGTTCAGTGCAGTTTTGATTTTTTTGACACTTAGACAGGTAAATTTTAACGAATCATTTGAGCTTATCAAAAATGCAAATTATTATATTTTGCTGCCAGGCATAATACTCTATGCTTTAACTTATGTGCTGCGCAGCATAAGATATTATTTTATACTTTTACCTGTTAAAAGTACGACTGTCCTACAAAATTTTCCTTATATGATGCTCGGGTTTTTTATGAACAATATCATACCGCTGAGAATCGGCGAATTGATAAGAGCAAAAGTTACGGGAGAAAGGCTGCAAATCTCAAGAAGCAGCACTTTCGGCACTATAGTGATAGAAAGGCTCATAGATGTAATTATTTTTGTATTGTTCTTTTTTATCATTATGGCGGTTCTTCCTTTTCCAGGTTTTATTAAAAAGTCTTTTTACATTTCCGGTGCAGTTTTTGGAGCGGTTCTTTTGGTTCTATTTTTGATTTCAAAAAATGAAACCAAAGCTGTGGACATAATTTCAAAAATTCCTATGCCGCAGAAAATTAAAGATATTTCAGTAAAACTTTTGGGCAAATTTGCCGGAGGGCTTATAATATTGAGAAAACCGAAAGCTTTTTCAGCGGTTTTAATCTTATCCGTACTGATATGGATTACAGAAAGCCTATTTTTAGTACTTACTGCTTCTTCATGCGGGATAAATATCTCGGTTTTAGGCGGCATTTTTGTTGTTATTATAATAGGTATAGGAGCCATAATTCCTACCGCTCCAGGATACATAGGCGCATTCGAATTTATGGGTGTAGCGGCGCTTTCAGCTTTATCAGTAGAAAAAGATGCGGCTTTTGCCTGTATAGCAATATATCACTTTTTGCAGCTTATGACGATTTTTACTTTAGGAATATTCAGTATAGTAAAAGAAAGAATTTCTTTTGTAGATTTGTTCAAATTTGTAAAAATTGAAGAAGGAAATAAATGA
- a CDS encoding glycosyltransferase family 4 protein has protein sequence MLKVGYIITKLELGGAQKVALYTAEHINKSEFNKFLITGRGGILDSFAEEKFKIYRLFDFVREISALKDLKSLWQIYRILKKEKPDIVHTHSSKAGILGRLAAKLAGIKAIVHTVHGYSFNETQNLFKKYLYVYLEKFCSLLSDKLIVVTKEDIKKGIKYKISKEDKFEIIRAGIDINYYKNYIPNKNFRKSLGINENSKVIITIGPFKPQKNLKDFIKAANIVSASHNDVLFLVVGDGAQRKELEALISEYRLNKKVILLGWRNDTAELLYASDMFVLTSLWEGLPCSIIEAMCCSKPVIANAVDGVKEIIKEGESGFLIKPHDYDSTAEKINYFLNNKSELLKMGQKAKESITEEFDINEMVLQQEDLYKHLLNNK, from the coding sequence ATGCTGAAAGTAGGTTACATAATTACCAAACTTGAACTCGGAGGTGCGCAGAAAGTCGCACTTTATACAGCAGAACACATAAACAAAAGTGAGTTTAACAAATTTCTGATAACTGGCAGAGGTGGAATATTAGACAGTTTTGCCGAAGAAAAATTTAAAATTTACCGGCTTTTCGATTTCGTCAGAGAAATATCTGCTTTAAAAGACTTGAAATCCTTATGGCAGATTTACAGAATTCTAAAAAAGGAAAAACCCGACATTGTTCATACACATTCATCAAAAGCCGGAATACTTGGCAGGCTTGCCGCAAAACTTGCAGGAATTAAAGCCATAGTCCATACGGTTCACGGATACAGTTTCAATGAAACGCAGAACTTATTCAAAAAATACTTGTACGTTTATCTTGAAAAGTTCTGTTCTTTATTGTCCGACAAACTTATCGTAGTAACAAAAGAGGACATCAAAAAAGGTATAAAATATAAAATTTCCAAAGAAGACAAATTTGAGATTATAAGAGCGGGAATAGATATAAATTATTATAAAAATTACATCCCGAACAAAAATTTTAGAAAATCGCTTGGTATAAATGAAAATTCAAAAGTCATAATTACCATAGGACCTTTTAAACCTCAAAAAAACCTGAAAGATTTTATAAAAGCAGCAAATATTGTGTCGGCTTCTCACAATGACGTGTTATTTCTTGTCGTCGGAGACGGCGCTCAAAGAAAAGAGCTTGAAGCTTTAATATCGGAATACAGACTTAATAAAAAAGTAATTCTTTTAGGATGGAGAAATGACACAGCCGAATTATTGTATGCCAGCGATATGTTTGTTTTAACTTCATTATGGGAAGGACTTCCTTGTTCCATTATAGAAGCGATGTGCTGTTCAAAACCGGTTATCGCAAATGCCGTTGATGGCGTAAAAGAAATAATAAAAGAAGGGGAAAGCGGATTTCTAATTAAGCCTCACGATTATGATTCTACAGCCGAGAAAATAAATTATTTTCTAAACAACAAATCTGAACTGTTGAAAATGGGACAAAAAGCAAAAGAATCAATAACAGAAGAATTCGATATAAACGAAATGGTTTTACAACAGGAAGATTTATACAAACATTTGTTAAATAATAAATAA
- a CDS encoding SDR family oxidoreductase yields MKTVLITGSAGFVGSHLCDKMLSLGFKVIGIDNLYSGYERNISHLSSKENFTFIKEDIIYFNTDEKIDYIMNFACPASPVAYQRNPIFTSDTCYLGVRNMLEIAKRNNAVILQASTSEVYGDPHISPQGETYFGNVNPCGIRSCYDEGKRIAESLMFDYAKIFGVGIKVARIFNTYGPRMDKNDGRVVSNFIVQALQNKPITVYGNGEQTRSFCYIDDLANGIIKLLLSDNNIKGPINIGTDFEFNILWLANKIMELIKTSSVIEYKNLPENDPKKRKPDLTLAKQLLSYHPKVNILDGLLKTIEYFKTIV; encoded by the coding sequence GTGAAAACTGTTTTGATAACCGGAAGCGCAGGTTTTGTAGGCTCTCATTTATGCGATAAAATGCTTTCGCTGGGTTTCAAAGTGATAGGAATTGACAATCTATATTCCGGCTATGAACGCAATATATCACATTTAAGTTCCAAAGAAAATTTTACTTTTATAAAAGAAGACATAATTTATTTCAATACCGATGAAAAAATAGATTACATAATGAATTTTGCATGTCCAGCTTCGCCGGTAGCTTATCAGAGAAATCCTATTTTTACTTCGGATACATGTTATCTTGGTGTGCGGAATATGCTTGAAATCGCAAAACGCAATAATGCCGTTATTTTACAGGCTTCAACAAGTGAAGTATATGGTGATCCTCATATCTCTCCTCAAGGAGAAACTTATTTTGGAAATGTGAATCCATGTGGAATACGCAGCTGTTACGATGAAGGAAAGCGCATTGCAGAAAGTTTGATGTTTGATTATGCGAAAATTTTCGGGGTAGGAATTAAAGTTGCCCGTATTTTTAACACTTACGGTCCTCGTATGGACAAAAATGATGGCAGGGTGGTTTCTAATTTTATAGTGCAAGCTTTGCAAAATAAACCCATTACGGTTTATGGAAACGGGGAGCAAACGCGTTCTTTTTGTTATATTGACGATTTAGCAAATGGAATAATAAAACTGTTATTAAGCGATAACAATATTAAAGGTCCTATAAATATTGGGACTGATTTTGAGTTCAACATATTATGGCTTGCAAATAAGATTATGGAACTAATTAAAACAAGTTCTGTAATCGAATATAAAAATCTTCCGGAAAATGATCCCAAAAAAAGAAAACCGGACTTAACCCTTGCAAAGCAGCTTCTCAGTTATCATCCAAAAGTAAACATTTTGGACGGACTCCTAAAAACCATAGAATATTTCAAAACAATCGTTTAA
- the nusB gene encoding transcription antitermination factor NusB translates to MSTRRKARECSLQMLYTIDNCNMPIESIYQCFDEYFPQVEAYKVFSLKIFEGVCCKKEEIDSLIAKYAKNWELDRMAVVDRNIIRLAAYEIIDMPETPINVIIDEAVEISKKYSTRDSSKFVNGILDKLKAARQQTK, encoded by the coding sequence ATGAGCACCAGAAGGAAGGCAAGGGAATGTTCTTTGCAAATGCTTTACACGATTGACAATTGCAATATGCCCATTGAGTCAATCTATCAGTGTTTTGACGAATATTTTCCTCAGGTCGAAGCTTACAAGGTTTTTTCGTTAAAAATATTCGAAGGCGTGTGTTGCAAAAAAGAGGAAATAGATTCCCTTATCGCTAAATATGCAAAAAACTGGGAATTGGACAGAATGGCCGTTGTTGACCGAAACATTATCAGGCTTGCCGCTTATGAAATTATAGATATGCCTGAAACTCCCATTAATGTAATAATAGATGAAGCCGTTGAAATATCAAAGAAGTACTCTACAAGAGACTCAAGCAAGTTTGTAAACGGTATTCTTGACAAACTTAAAGCTGCCAGACAGCAGACAAAGTAA
- a CDS encoding glycosyltransferase family 2 protein, with protein MGKEKIVIVMPAYNAAKTIKQTLDDIPQGSYDEIILVDDLSKDTTAETAKNLGLKVIIHEKNKGYGGNQKTCYKAALEAGADIVVMLHPDYQYDPKLVPFLTGIISQDVCDIMMANRIRTRKEALKGGMPFYKYFFNRFLTITENIVLGLNLGEYHTGYRAFSRKALETINFNADSDDFVFDQHILVQAAACDLRIGEIPVPAKYFDEASSINFGRSLKYGLETLWILIRYILHKWHIYRSAMFLPLNKKTGK; from the coding sequence ATGGGAAAAGAAAAAATCGTCATTGTTATGCCTGCTTACAACGCCGCAAAAACCATAAAGCAGACTTTAGATGATATTCCGCAAGGCAGTTATGACGAAATTATTCTGGTTGATGATTTGTCAAAAGACACTACCGCAGAAACGGCAAAAAATCTTGGACTTAAAGTTATCATCCACGAAAAAAATAAAGGTTATGGGGGAAATCAAAAAACCTGCTATAAAGCAGCTCTTGAAGCGGGTGCTGATATTGTTGTCATGCTTCATCCAGATTACCAGTACGACCCCAAACTTGTGCCTTTTCTCACCGGAATTATCAGTCAGGACGTATGCGATATTATGATGGCAAACCGCATAAGAACGCGTAAGGAAGCGCTGAAAGGCGGAATGCCTTTTTACAAATATTTCTTTAACAGATTTCTTACGATTACAGAAAACATAGTTCTGGGTCTTAATTTGGGTGAATATCATACAGGCTATCGGGCTTTTTCCAGAAAAGCTTTGGAAACTATAAATTTTAATGCGGATTCAGACGATTTTGTTTTTGACCAGCATATTTTGGTACAGGCGGCGGCCTGCGATCTCAGAATAGGCGAAATTCCAGTTCCTGCAAAATATTTTGACGAAGCTTCTTCTATAAATTTCGGGAGAAGTTTAAAATACGGCTTAGAAACACTGTGGATATTGATAAGATATATATTGCATAAATGGCATATTTATAGGTCAGCTATGTTTTTGCCGTTAAATAAAAAAACTGGAAAATAA